CTGACCTGTCCCTTGACGAAGAAGGCGCCGAGGATCTGCTCGAAGAGATTGAGAAGGAGCTGCGAAAACGCCGCCGGGGAGTACCAGCAAGGCTGGAGGTCCAAAAAGGCATTCATCCGTATGCTTTGGAACAACTGCAGGCTGAATTTGAAATCGAGCATTTTGTGTATGAAATCGACGGACCGCTTGATCTGGGATTTCTGCGTCAATTTGCCGGAGGTCTTAAGGGATACGGCTACTTGAACTACCGGCCGATCGAACCTGTTTATCCGGCAGAATTCGATGAAACCGAGGATTTCTTCGAGGTCCTTCGGGAACGTGACGTTCTCGTTTATCATCCCTATGAATCGTACGAGTCCATCATCGACTTCATTACCCAGGCGTCCGAGGATGATCAGGTAATGGCGATTAAGATGACCCTTTACAGAGTCAGCGGCAATTCGCCGCTTATTAACGCGCTCGCCTTCGCGGCCGAATCGGGCAAACAGGTAACTGTCGTGGTGGAACTGAAAGCGAGGTTCGATGAAGAGCGCAATATTGCTTGGGCCCGGAAGCTGGAGCAAGCGGGCTGCCATGTGGTGTATGGCCTGGTCGGACTTAAAACACATGCCAAGATTCTGCTGATTGTCCGCCAGGAGGGCAACGAATTGCGCCGATATGTACATATAGGGACGGGCAATTATAACGAGAACACCGCCAAAATATATACCGATATCAGTCTGTTCACAGCACAGGACGACGCGGGGCTCGACGCCTCCGAGCTGTTCAATCAGATCACGGGGTATTCTTCCAATCACGAATGGAACTCCTTCGTAGTCGCTCCGGGCAGCATGAGCCATTCGCTGAAAAAATTGATCAGCCGGGAGAGCGAACACGCCGCTGCCGGCCGCCCGGCGCGTATTGTCGCCAAGATGAATTCCCTGTCCAACCAGCAGGTCATCGATGATTTGTACGAAGCGGATCAATCCGGCGTTTCGATCGATCTGATTGTCCGAGGAGTCTGCTGCCTTCGCCCCGGAGTGCCGGGCCTGAGCGAACGGATCACGGTCCGCAGCATTGTCGACCGCTTTCTGGAGCATTCCCGGATTTACTATTTCGAAAATGGCGGTGATCCCGAGGTCTATTTGTCAAGCGCGGACTGGATGACCCGCAATCTGACCCGCCGGGTCGAATTAATGTGTCCGGTCAGGGATAAAACGGCCCGTGAGCAGGTGGTCCAAATATTGGAGATGTCACTGAAGGACAATCTGAAATCGAGCTTCCTCCTGCCAAGCGGCAATTATGAGCGGCCAAACGACGAAAAGGCTCCCTACCGGAGCCAGTTTGCCGCTATGGATGTTGACAATTGGAAGTATACTCAAGCTTTACCTTCAGACCCCATGCATTCTTAAATGCCTTCAGGGCATTGTCGATTTCCTCCAGCTTCAGCAGGGGCCGCTGACAGACTAGAAGCTCGATATCAAGGCTTGACCCTTTAAGACGCGGTTTAACTTCCTGTTCCATTCCGGTCTCGCCGCTGTCCAGCGCCGCACTCAATTGGACAAGCGAACCGAGCTTGTGTATCCGCTCTTCGTCGGAAGGCAGAAGAATGTCCTTGTGCTCCGTGGACAGCTTCTGCTTCCGGCTTTTTGTGCTGTACGAGGCGATCATAGAGCATAGGACGAGCTGGCGGTGGGTAAGGCCGCGAATCGGCGAATTCATCAGCCAATAGCGGGTATGCCGCTTGGACTGGTAATAATTGATATTAGCGCCCAGGCGGTAAAGCATGACCGAAACATAGATCAGCATTTGCTGTTCTTTCTCATCGCTTTCGCCCTTGAGTGTTGAATACAAACTTTGCGCATTTTTGTAGACGTAAGTTAAAAAATCGGCCGACGCTTCCTTGTTCAATTGCTGCAAAGTTCCAAGACTGTACTCCAGTGCGCTGGCGCGGACCGGGTGCTCAGGCTCCAGCAGATCGTGCAGCATCCCTTCACGAAGCCCTTCTCCGCTGATGAGCGCCCGCCCGGCTCCGATGTATTGATACACGGTATGAAAAATAATCAAACCCGTTACAATGATGTCCGCCCGGCTTTTCGACAATCCCTCCAGATTTTTACGCTTGTCATACGGCATCGTCGGCAGCGTCTCCATGAATTTTTTGATCGTTTCGGTGGACAGCGTATATCCATGCGAATTAGGAAGGGAGTAATTTCTGCGTTTTTGGTCTATTTTGCCAAGCGTCCGCAGCGTCCCCCCGAGACCGAATAAAGGCAGCCCTGAACCGGCCCGGAGCCATTCGCATTCTTCCAGACGCCCGCGCACAAAAGCTTCGAGCCTGTGCACCTGCTCCCCGTCCCAATTGCCGCCCTGCCCGAACGCCACATTCGTATTGACCGCTCCGAACGGAAAGGAAATGCTGTGCCGGTAGCTTCTATTCTGAAAAAGGGTAATCTCCGTGCTGCCGCCCCCGATATCGATAACAAATCCGTCATTAATGTCGAAGGCGTTGATCACACCGAGAAAGCCGAAATAGGCTTCCTGCTGCCCGCTGATGATTTCGATCGGCAGTGAAACCGCTTCGGAGAGAAATGCGGCGATCTCTTCGGAGTTGGACGCATTTCGGATCGCCGCTGTAGCTCCGGTCCGAATCCGTGCCGCACCGAATACTTGACATACTTTTTTAAATTGAAGAAGCACTGGAACGATAGTTTCAAGCGCTTCCCGCTCCAGTCTGTTTTCTTTGGTGATTTTTTCGCTTAGACGGGCGGAGTACTTGCACTCCTTGATAATCCGGTAACCTCCTTCAGGGGTCGTTTCATAGATAACGAGTCTGATGGAGTTGGAACCGATATCGATAATACCAATTCGGCTGAGGTCGTTGTTCATCGTTTGTTCCCCTTTATACTATTACTGAGCATAATTATACATGGTTAAGCAGCATATTTACATTTTAAACGTTGGGCGTTTTTCTAAACGTGCCGAAGATAACGATTGCAATCCGAATTTGAGGGTGAAAAAAGCGGCCCGGAAGCGCTTCTCGCCTCCAGACCGCTCATCTTATTGGATGTTACAAAACCTTGCTCAGAAAATCCTTTGTTCTGGCGTACTTAGGGCTGCCGAACACTTCCGCCGGTGTTCCCTGCTCTACAATAACTCCGCCGTCCATGAACAGAATCCGGTCCCCCACCTCACGGGCAAAGCCCATTTCATGGGTGACGATGACCATAGTCATGCCCTGCTCGGCCAGCTTCTTCATCACCTCAAGCACCTCGCCGACCATCTCGGGGTCCAGCGCCGAAGTCGGCTCGTCGAACAGCATAACATGCGGCTGCATGGCAAGCGCTCGGGCAATCGCGATCCGCTGCTTCTGCCCGCCCGAGAGCTGCGACGGATAGGCATCCTTTTTGTCTTCGAGTCCGACGGT
This region of Paenibacillus sp. URB8-2 genomic DNA includes:
- the ppk1 gene encoding polyphosphate kinase 1, coding for MNEEDKKNNYSSPSAYLNRDLSWIEFNRRVLQEAQDPNNPLMDRAKFLGIVSSNLDEFTSVRVAGIQDQIRAGYTKKDFTGYTPSGLHKRLHKRVGKIVADQYRTFRDISRSLNKEGIVLVDYEDLTQAQEAAVEQYYRDIIFPILTPMAVDQSRPFPLVHSLFIYLAVVLKKKHKDEDEFFFAILQIPSNLPRCIPLPHRANSKRRQFVYIEDVIRAHIGTLFSGYHPVAVNEFRLTRNSDLSLDEEGAEDLLEEIEKELRKRRRGVPARLEVQKGIHPYALEQLQAEFEIEHFVYEIDGPLDLGFLRQFAGGLKGYGYLNYRPIEPVYPAEFDETEDFFEVLRERDVLVYHPYESYESIIDFITQASEDDQVMAIKMTLYRVSGNSPLINALAFAAESGKQVTVVVELKARFDEERNIAWARKLEQAGCHVVYGLVGLKTHAKILLIVRQEGNELRRYVHIGTGNYNENTAKIYTDISLFTAQDDAGLDASELFNQITGYSSNHEWNSFVVAPGSMSHSLKKLISRESEHAAAGRPARIVAKMNSLSNQQVIDDLYEADQSGVSIDLIVRGVCCLRPGVPGLSERITVRSIVDRFLEHSRIYYFENGGDPEVYLSSADWMTRNLTRRVELMCPVRDKTAREQVVQILEMSLKDNLKSSFLLPSGNYERPNDEKAPYRSQFAAMDVDNWKYTQALPSDPMHS
- a CDS encoding Ppx/GppA phosphatase family protein, with protein sequence MNNDLSRIGIIDIGSNSIRLVIYETTPEGGYRIIKECKYSARLSEKITKENRLEREALETIVPVLLQFKKVCQVFGAARIRTGATAAIRNASNSEEIAAFLSEAVSLPIEIISGQQEAYFGFLGVINAFDINDGFVIDIGGGSTEITLFQNRSYRHSISFPFGAVNTNVAFGQGGNWDGEQVHRLEAFVRGRLEECEWLRAGSGLPLFGLGGTLRTLGKIDQKRRNYSLPNSHGYTLSTETIKKFMETLPTMPYDKRKNLEGLSKSRADIIVTGLIIFHTVYQYIGAGRALISGEGLREGMLHDLLEPEHPVRASALEYSLGTLQQLNKEASADFLTYVYKNAQSLYSTLKGESDEKEQQMLIYVSVMLYRLGANINYYQSKRHTRYWLMNSPIRGLTHRQLVLCSMIASYSTKSRKQKLSTEHKDILLPSDEERIHKLGSLVQLSAALDSGETGMEQEVKPRLKGSSLDIELLVCQRPLLKLEEIDNALKAFKNAWGLKVKLEYTSNCQHP